From a single Sphingobium lignivorans genomic region:
- the ectB gene encoding diaminobutyrate--2-oxoglutarate transaminase yields MTITLPEPTKAIPDRAIYERRESGVRSYARSMPRQFNRAEHVWLHDNQGGRYLDFLSGCSTLNYGHNHPILKQALLDYITSDGIAHGLDLHTDAKADFLETFEALILQPRGLDYRAMFTGPTGTNAVEAAIKLARKVTGREMVIAFTNGFHGMTLGALACTGNAAKRGGAGVPLSHVSHEPYDGYHGPGVDTAELLERRLSDPSSGLDAPAAILVETVQGEGGLNVASPEWLRRIAEIAKRHGALLIVDDIQAGCGRTGGFFSFEDMGFTPDIVTLAKSLSGMGLPFALTLFRPELDQWSPGEHNGTFRGNNHAFVTATAALRHFWSDGHFQEDVRRRGAMLERRLDAMAAEHGLSTRGRGMMRGIHVGSGEVAEAITRACFAQGLIIETSGAHDEIVKVLAPLVIDDAILSAGLDILEESLREALTVTYGVAAE; encoded by the coding sequence ATGACCATCACTCTTCCCGAGCCGACCAAGGCCATTCCCGACCGGGCGATCTATGAGCGGCGTGAGTCCGGCGTGCGCAGCTATGCCCGCTCCATGCCGCGCCAGTTCAACCGGGCCGAGCATGTGTGGTTGCACGACAATCAGGGCGGCCGTTATCTCGACTTCCTGTCAGGCTGCTCGACGCTGAACTATGGCCACAACCACCCGATCCTGAAGCAGGCGCTGCTCGATTATATCACGAGCGACGGCATCGCGCATGGCCTGGACCTGCATACCGATGCCAAGGCCGATTTCCTCGAGACGTTCGAGGCGCTGATCCTCCAGCCTCGCGGCCTCGATTATCGCGCGATGTTCACTGGCCCGACCGGCACCAACGCGGTCGAGGCGGCGATCAAGCTGGCGCGCAAGGTGACTGGTCGCGAGATGGTCATCGCCTTCACCAACGGCTTCCACGGCATGACGCTCGGTGCGCTGGCCTGCACCGGCAATGCCGCCAAGCGCGGCGGGGCAGGGGTGCCGCTCAGCCATGTCTCGCACGAGCCCTATGACGGCTATCATGGGCCGGGCGTCGACACGGCCGAGCTGCTGGAGCGCCGCCTGTCCGATCCATCGAGTGGGCTCGATGCGCCGGCCGCCATCCTCGTCGAGACGGTGCAGGGCGAGGGCGGGCTCAATGTCGCGTCCCCGGAATGGCTGCGCAGGATTGCCGAGATCGCGAAGCGCCATGGCGCCCTGCTGATCGTCGACGACATCCAGGCCGGCTGCGGGCGCACCGGCGGCTTCTTCAGCTTCGAGGACATGGGCTTCACGCCCGACATCGTCACGCTGGCGAAATCGCTCTCCGGAATGGGCCTGCCTTTCGCGCTCACCCTGTTCCGTCCGGAGCTCGACCAGTGGTCGCCGGGCGAGCACAACGGCACCTTCCGGGGCAACAATCATGCCTTCGTGACGGCCACTGCGGCGCTTCGCCACTTCTGGAGCGATGGCCACTTCCAGGAGGATGTCCGCCGGCGCGGCGCGATGCTGGAGCGTCGCCTCGACGCCATGGCGGCCGAGCACGGCCTTTCCACGCGCGGGCGCGGCATGATGCGCGGCATCCATGTCGGCTCGGGCGAAGTCGCCGAAGCCATCACCCGGGCCTGCTTCGCGCAGGGCCTCATCATCGAGACCAGCGGCGCGCATGACGAGATCGTCAAGGTGCTGGCGCCTCTCGTGATCGACGACGCCATTCTTTCCGCGGGCCTCGACATTCTCGAGGAGAGCCTCCGCGAGGCGTTGACCGTCACTTATGGCGTGGCCGCAGAATAA
- the thpD gene encoding ectoine hydroxylase has product MKDIYPSRHAKQAEFLPRHDPVVRSDWTEDAPLSRAQTEQFERDGYLVLEDIFSEEEVAFLQREARKLLADPAALDAETVISEPGGKEIRSIFEIHAQSRVIERLAADARLAEAARFLLGDEVYLHQSRLNYKPGFQGKEFYWHSDFETWHVEDGMPRMRALSMSVLLAENTPNNGPLMLIPGSHRTFLTCVGETPEDHYRMSLKKQEYGVPDEDSLAELAYKHGIVAPTGKPGSVVIFDCNVMHGSNGNITPFPRANAFLVYNAVSNRLQAPFGVEKPRPGFIAARGEPRVIAPRHGRLTEEAMA; this is encoded by the coding sequence GTGAAAGACATCTACCCCTCGCGCCACGCCAAGCAGGCGGAGTTTCTGCCGCGCCATGATCCGGTCGTCCGCAGCGACTGGACCGAAGACGCGCCGCTCAGCCGCGCGCAGACGGAACAATTTGAGCGTGACGGCTATCTCGTGCTCGAAGACATTTTCTCCGAGGAGGAAGTGGCTTTCCTGCAGCGCGAAGCTCGCAAGTTGCTTGCCGATCCGGCCGCGCTGGACGCGGAAACCGTCATCAGCGAGCCGGGCGGGAAGGAAATCCGCTCGATCTTCGAGATCCATGCCCAGAGCCGCGTGATCGAACGCCTGGCCGCCGACGCGCGGCTGGCCGAGGCGGCGCGCTTCCTGCTGGGCGACGAAGTGTATCTCCACCAGTCGCGCCTCAACTACAAGCCGGGCTTCCAAGGCAAGGAATTCTACTGGCACAGCGATTTCGAGACCTGGCACGTGGAGGATGGAATGCCGCGCATGCGCGCCCTTTCCATGTCGGTCCTGCTTGCGGAGAACACGCCCAACAACGGCCCGCTGATGCTGATCCCGGGATCGCATCGCACGTTCCTCACCTGCGTGGGCGAGACGCCGGAGGATCATTATCGCATGTCCCTCAAAAAGCAGGAATATGGCGTGCCGGACGAGGACAGTCTCGCCGAGCTGGCCTACAAGCACGGCATTGTCGCGCCGACCGGGAAGCCGGGCAGCGTGGTGATCTTCGATTGCAACGTGATGCATGGCTCCAACGGCAACATCACGCCGTTCCCCCGCGCCAATGCCTTCCTCGTTTACAATGCGGTGAGCAACCGGCTGCAGGCGCCCTTCGGCGTCGAGAAGCCCCGGCCCGGCTTCATTGCCGCGCGCGGCGAACCGCGAGTCATCGCGCCCCGTCATGGCCGGCTGACCGAGGAGGCAATGGCATGA
- a CDS encoding alpha/beta hydrolase, whose protein sequence is MNRRDLGRLGAAALVTMMAGRMGQAAQLPSDDPLAYLDPELLPAAREVIAQNEGLTWTKEALARIRAGTPPAPPHLPDVPVQQLRLPVGPGQPDVPVFIINARPGTRRPGILHMHGGGYILGSAGLEVAYEQALARELDCVIVTVDYRLAPETTYLGSVEDNYAALRWMYHEAARLGLDPARIVAMGESAGGGHAARLAITARDRGEVPLAGQMLIYPMLDDRTGSSVHLPPFIGAFGWTGQANRFGWTSFLGMEPGGPDVPAAGVPARVTDLSDLPPAFVAVGGVDLFVREDIDYARRLTEAGVPTDLLVVPGAFHAFDRVAPEAKVSQRFTAWKMDALRRAFGA, encoded by the coding sequence ATGAACAGGCGCGATCTCGGCCGGCTGGGCGCGGCCGCTTTGGTCACCATGATGGCCGGACGCATGGGCCAGGCAGCCCAATTGCCCTCCGACGATCCGCTCGCCTATCTCGACCCCGAACTTTTGCCGGCGGCGCGAGAAGTCATTGCACAGAATGAGGGGCTGACGTGGACGAAGGAGGCGCTCGCGCGGATCCGGGCCGGGACGCCGCCAGCGCCGCCGCACCTGCCCGACGTGCCGGTACAGCAGCTTCGCCTGCCCGTGGGGCCGGGCCAGCCCGACGTGCCCGTCTTCATCATCAATGCCCGGCCGGGGACGCGCCGCCCGGGCATCCTGCACATGCATGGCGGCGGCTACATCCTCGGCAGCGCCGGGCTCGAAGTGGCCTATGAGCAGGCGCTGGCGCGCGAGCTGGATTGCGTGATCGTCACGGTGGATTACCGGCTGGCGCCGGAAACGACCTATCTCGGCTCGGTCGAGGACAATTACGCCGCGCTGCGATGGATGTACCATGAGGCCGCGAGGCTGGGGCTGGACCCTGCGCGGATCGTCGCCATGGGCGAGAGCGCCGGCGGTGGTCATGCGGCGCGCCTTGCCATCACCGCGCGTGACCGGGGCGAGGTGCCGCTGGCAGGGCAGATGCTCATCTATCCGATGCTGGACGATCGCACGGGGAGCAGCGTCCACCTGCCGCCCTTCATTGGCGCGTTCGGCTGGACCGGGCAGGCCAATCGCTTCGGCTGGACGAGTTTCCTCGGCATGGAGCCGGGCGGACCGGACGTGCCGGCAGCCGGCGTGCCCGCACGAGTCACCGATCTGTCCGACCTGCCGCCTGCGTTCGTCGCGGTGGGCGGCGTCGACCTCTTCGTGCGGGAGGACATCGACTATGCACGTCGCCTGACGGAGGCCGGCGTGCCGACCGACCTGCTGGTCGTGCCCGGTGCGTTCCATGCCTTCGATCGCGTGGCGCCGGAGGCCAAGGTCTCGCAGCGCTTCACGGCCTGGAAGATGGACGCCCTGCGCCGGGCTTTCGGCGCCTGA
- a CDS encoding alpha/beta hydrolase, whose product MTGADLDGPGIDRRRVMAGSLAALASIVALAEPARAAPASARPNPARPIPAQWNAAPTMQLWPDGPPTGGFAPIPLPIPEAPPVFLHNVAEPYLKVFRPARSNGRAVLAMPGGAYIFVSIDNEGAELAQALTARGYTVFVLVYRLPGEGWAGRADVPLQDAQRAMRLIRASARDHDYDPARIAAIGFSAGGHLAASLATDFAEPLFAPRDALDRLDARPFVTGLIYPVISMSAPITHADSALRLLGPKPGDALVARRSPAAHVGPDTPPTFIMHALDDPAVPPENSFEMLQALRVAQRPVEAHFFEEGGHGFGLGDPALPAHGWLDLWTAFVDRHAAA is encoded by the coding sequence ATGACGGGAGCGGATTTGGACGGGCCGGGTATCGACCGCAGGCGAGTCATGGCGGGCTCGCTTGCCGCGCTGGCCAGCATAGTGGCACTCGCGGAGCCGGCCCGGGCTGCTCCTGCCTCCGCGAGGCCGAATCCCGCTCGTCCGATTCCGGCGCAATGGAATGCCGCGCCGACCATGCAGCTTTGGCCGGATGGTCCGCCCACAGGCGGCTTCGCTCCCATTCCGCTGCCGATACCCGAGGCACCGCCGGTCTTCCTTCACAATGTCGCCGAGCCTTATCTGAAAGTGTTCCGGCCGGCGCGTTCGAATGGCCGCGCGGTTCTGGCCATGCCGGGCGGCGCCTATATCTTCGTCTCGATTGACAATGAGGGTGCGGAACTTGCCCAAGCCCTGACGGCGCGCGGTTATACCGTGTTCGTGCTGGTTTATCGTCTGCCTGGCGAGGGCTGGGCGGGTCGCGCCGACGTGCCGTTGCAGGATGCCCAGCGCGCCATGCGGCTGATCCGCGCCAGCGCCCGGGACCATGACTATGATCCGGCCCGGATTGCGGCGATCGGCTTCTCCGCCGGCGGGCATCTAGCCGCTTCGCTCGCCACCGATTTCGCGGAGCCATTGTTTGCACCGCGCGATGCGCTGGACCGGCTCGATGCCCGCCCGTTCGTGACCGGCCTCATCTATCCGGTCATCAGCATGAGCGCGCCGATCACGCATGCCGATTCGGCGCTGCGGCTGCTGGGGCCAAAGCCCGGCGACGCGCTGGTCGCCCGCCGCTCGCCCGCCGCGCATGTCGGCCCGGATACGCCGCCCACCTTCATCATGCATGCGCTCGATGATCCGGCCGTGCCCCCGGAAAACAGCTTCGAGATGCTGCAGGCCCTGCGCGTGGCGCAGCGGCCTGTCGAGGCGCATTTCTTCGAGGAAGGCGGCCATGGTTTCGGTCTCGGCGATCCGGCCTTGCCGGCGCATGGCTGGCTGGACCTGTGGACGGCTTTTGTGGACCGGCATGCGGCCGCCTGA
- a CDS encoding ectoine synthase: MIVRKLKDVRKSDKHVKSKGWSSTRLLLKDDGMGFSFHLTTMFAGEELHMHYQNHLEAVLVLKGNGTIEDLETGIMHELAPGVMYALNANDRHVVRPATDILCACVFNPPVTGREVHDENGAYPADPQLGKEPELTD, from the coding sequence ATGATCGTTCGCAAGCTGAAAGACGTCCGCAAGTCGGATAAGCACGTCAAATCCAAGGGTTGGAGCAGCACCCGCCTGCTCCTCAAGGATGACGGCATGGGCTTCTCCTTCCATCTCACCACGATGTTCGCGGGCGAGGAACTGCACATGCATTACCAGAACCATCTGGAGGCGGTGCTGGTCCTCAAGGGCAACGGCACGATCGAGGATCTCGAGACCGGCATCATGCACGAGCTGGCGCCGGGCGTCATGTACGCGCTGAATGCCAATGACCGGCACGTCGTGCGGCCCGCGACCGACATCCTGTGCGCCTGCGTGTTCAATCCGCCCGTCACTGGCCGGGAAGTGCATGATGAGAATGGTGCCTATCCGGCCGATCCGCAGCTCGGGAAAGAGCCGGAACTGACCGACTGA
- a CDS encoding MarR family winged helix-turn-helix transcriptional regulator: MDTDLATLTLRALRRVLRTTEIGNRELALATGLTPSQWLVLREIESRGQTNPSAVAHALQFSQATITALVDRLVALDFVQRRRSDRDKRQFLLDVTPAGRAALVEVADPLQTSFTQRFASLPTWEQGMLLAATERLAMLLDAAGMDAAPLLDSGRIDRPLPD; the protein is encoded by the coding sequence TTGGATACGGATCTTGCAACGCTCACGCTGCGCGCCTTGCGTCGTGTGCTGCGCACCACGGAAATCGGAAACCGGGAGCTGGCGCTGGCGACGGGCCTCACGCCCTCGCAATGGCTTGTGCTGCGTGAAATCGAATCGCGCGGCCAGACCAACCCGAGTGCGGTGGCGCATGCGCTTCAGTTCAGCCAGGCGACGATCACGGCCCTTGTCGACCGGCTGGTTGCCCTCGACTTCGTTCAGCGCCGCCGCAGCGACAGGGACAAGCGGCAGTTCCTGCTGGACGTGACGCCGGCGGGCCGGGCGGCGCTGGTGGAAGTGGCCGATCCGCTGCAGACGAGCTTCACCCAGCGGTTCGCGTCCCTGCCGACATGGGAGCAGGGGATGCTGCTCGCCGCGACCGAGCGCCTTGCCATGCTGCTCGATGCGGCCGGCATGGACGCGGCCCCGCTCCTCGACAGCGGCCGGATCGATCGGCCCCTGCCCGATTGA
- a CDS encoding MFS transporter, producing the protein MLAAIAPVRSLLIAIFMLMAGSGFMATLLSLRLERAGQGTILIGAVATAYFGGLVLGAIRAGQVVRRVGHIRAFAAFVAMLSASTLAYALIDGPLFWAGLRFIDGVCVAGVFVCLESWLNDRAEARTRGTILAAYMVALYCGQAVGQSLLGATGTLPGMPFQIASILISLAIIPLCLTRSSAPPPLEASAFSIRALLAISPLGALGAAATGLMLGAFYGLAAVHVRRLGLDLTETAAFMMIVILGGVALQAPLGHLSDRFDRRRVIVLSFAATAFVSMALALWPGGGVPLLVLGALFGGLSFALYPLCVAQCNDRLLAADRVAASGRLVLLYSIGAALGPLGGAVFMSVIGTGGLFLFIALCASAMLVFGLWRQAFFAPVPAPAQQDFQIVPRTTPMASLLDPNTPDDAAPAGQTE; encoded by the coding sequence GTGCTCGCCGCGATCGCTCCCGTCCGCAGCCTGCTGATCGCCATCTTCATGCTGATGGCGGGCAGCGGCTTCATGGCCACTTTGCTCAGTCTGCGCCTGGAGCGCGCCGGACAAGGCACCATCCTCATCGGCGCGGTGGCGACCGCTTATTTTGGAGGGCTGGTGCTCGGCGCGATCCGCGCCGGGCAGGTCGTCAGGCGGGTGGGCCATATCCGCGCCTTCGCGGCATTCGTGGCGATGCTCTCGGCGAGCACGCTCGCTTATGCTCTCATCGACGGACCGCTCTTCTGGGCGGGACTGCGCTTCATTGATGGCGTCTGCGTGGCCGGCGTCTTCGTCTGCCTGGAAAGCTGGCTGAACGACCGGGCGGAAGCGCGAACGCGCGGCACCATCCTCGCGGCCTATATGGTGGCGCTATATTGCGGGCAGGCGGTGGGGCAGTCCCTGCTCGGCGCGACCGGCACGCTGCCCGGCATGCCGTTCCAGATCGCGTCCATCCTCATTTCGCTGGCGATCATTCCGCTGTGCCTCACCCGCAGTTCCGCGCCGCCGCCGCTGGAGGCCAGCGCCTTCTCGATCCGCGCCCTGCTGGCGATCTCGCCGCTCGGGGCGCTCGGGGCAGCGGCGACGGGGCTGATGCTTGGCGCTTTCTATGGTCTGGCGGCCGTCCATGTGCGGCGGCTGGGTCTCGACCTGACCGAGACCGCTGCCTTCATGATGATCGTGATCCTGGGGGGCGTGGCGCTTCAGGCGCCGCTCGGGCATCTCTCCGACCGGTTCGACAGGCGGCGCGTGATCGTGCTGAGCTTTGCCGCAACGGCGTTCGTCAGCATGGCCCTGGCGCTGTGGCCCGGCGGCGGTGTGCCGTTGCTGGTGCTTGGCGCCCTGTTCGGCGGCCTGAGCTTCGCGCTCTATCCGCTCTGCGTCGCGCAGTGCAATGACAGGCTGCTGGCCGCCGACCGGGTCGCCGCGAGCGGACGGCTGGTGCTCCTCTATTCCATCGGCGCGGCGCTCGGTCCGCTTGGCGGGGCCGTGTTCATGAGCGTGATCGGCACCGGGGGCCTGTTCCTCTTCATCGCCCTGTGCGCTTCCGCCATGCTGGTCTTTGGCCTGTGGCGCCAGGCCTTCTTCGCACCGGTGCCGGCGCCGGCGCAGCAGGATTTCCAGATCGTGCCGCGCACCACGCCCATGGCGTCGCTGCTCGACCCCAACACGCCCGATGACGCGGCACCCGCAGGACAGACAGAATGA
- a CDS encoding MerC domain-containing protein, whose product MALNRTSTGSSRAGINVIESAAISGSLICLLHCLALPALLLLLPGTMLLFAQSEAFHVVALALLAPSAGLAFWLGYRRHGSGHVALAGGVGLLLLALALLPDVGEGGELWLTVTGSVLLIAGHVANWRLRR is encoded by the coding sequence ATGGCGCTTAATCGGACTTCAACGGGCTCTTCCCGGGCCGGGATCAATGTCATTGAAAGTGCGGCCATTTCCGGCTCGCTGATCTGCCTGCTTCACTGCCTCGCCCTGCCCGCCCTGTTGCTCCTTCTGCCGGGCACCATGCTGCTGTTCGCGCAATCAGAGGCTTTCCATGTCGTCGCGCTGGCCCTGCTCGCGCCGAGCGCTGGTCTGGCATTCTGGCTTGGCTATCGCCGCCACGGCAGCGGCCATGTCGCTCTGGCCGGCGGGGTCGGCCTCCTGCTCCTCGCGCTGGCGCTGCTGCCCGATGTCGGGGAAGGCGGGGAATTGTGGCTGACCGTCACCGGCAGCGTGCTCCTCATTGCCGGCCATGTCGCGAACTGGCGGCTGCGGCGCTGA
- a CDS encoding MFS transporter: MTQTDRLHPPINAVATESTDPADRAVLHRAIAASALGNATEWFDYGIYAYGVTYISAALFPGDVEEAVLFALATFAISFLVRPLGGLFWGPLGDRLGRKSVLALTILLMSLATLCVGLIPSYATIGFWAPVLLILLRMVQGFSTGGEYGGAATFMAEYAPDDRRGFYGSFLEVGTLAGFSLGAVLMLGFSLLLGDVAMYDWGWRVPFLVAAPLGLIGLYLRSRMEDTPVFRAHEKTSEDLPSPGLGTLMRHHWRPMLVVSGLVVALNVVNYTLLSYMPTYLQRRIGLSGDEALIVPIIGMLFMMMLLPFMGGLSDRIGRRPLWRFSLIGLLVGVVPLYILMGTGLPGAMLAFVLLGLLYAPQLATISATFPAMFPTYVRFAGFAIAYNVATSIFGGTAPAIGSGLITLTGNPLMPAFYMMGACAVGLVALRFMPETARCSLHDDPFASRASGEGRTVARA; this comes from the coding sequence ATGACGCAGACTGACCGCCTCCATCCCCCGATCAACGCCGTCGCGACCGAATCCACGGACCCGGCCGACCGGGCCGTGCTGCACCGCGCGATCGCCGCGTCGGCGCTGGGCAACGCCACCGAGTGGTTCGACTACGGAATCTATGCCTATGGCGTGACGTACATATCGGCCGCCCTGTTCCCCGGGGATGTGGAGGAAGCGGTGCTGTTCGCGCTGGCGACCTTCGCCATCTCCTTTCTGGTCCGTCCGCTCGGCGGATTGTTCTGGGGGCCGCTGGGCGACCGGCTGGGGCGCAAATCGGTGCTGGCGCTCACGATCCTGCTCATGTCTCTCGCCACGCTCTGCGTGGGGCTCATCCCCTCTTATGCGACGATCGGCTTCTGGGCGCCGGTGTTGCTGATCCTGCTGCGCATGGTCCAGGGCTTCTCGACCGGCGGCGAATATGGCGGGGCGGCGACCTTCATGGCCGAATATGCGCCCGATGACCGGCGCGGCTTCTATGGCAGCTTCCTCGAGGTCGGCACATTGGCGGGCTTCTCCCTGGGCGCTGTGCTGATGCTCGGCTTCTCGCTGCTGCTGGGCGACGTGGCCATGTATGACTGGGGCTGGCGCGTGCCCTTTCTCGTCGCGGCGCCGCTCGGGCTGATCGGCCTTTATCTGCGCTCTCGTATGGAGGACACGCCTGTCTTCCGCGCGCATGAGAAGACCAGCGAGGACCTGCCCTCGCCGGGGCTGGGCACACTGATGCGCCATCACTGGCGGCCGATGCTGGTGGTGAGTGGGCTCGTCGTGGCTCTCAACGTCGTCAACTACACCCTGCTCAGCTACATGCCGACCTATCTGCAGCGGCGCATCGGCCTCTCGGGGGATGAAGCTCTCATCGTGCCGATCATCGGCATGCTGTTCATGATGATGCTCCTGCCGTTCATGGGCGGGCTTTCGGACCGGATCGGCCGGCGACCGCTCTGGCGTTTCTCGCTGATCGGGCTGCTGGTGGGTGTCGTTCCGCTCTACATTTTGATGGGGACAGGCCTGCCCGGGGCCATGCTCGCCTTCGTTCTGCTCGGCCTGCTCTATGCACCGCAGCTTGCCACCATCTCGGCGACCTTTCCGGCGATGTTCCCCACTTATGTACGCTTCGCCGGCTTTGCGATCGCCTATAATGTCGCCACGTCCATCTTCGGCGGGACGGCCCCGGCGATCGGGAGCGGCCTCATCACGCTCACCGGCAATCCGCTGATGCCCGCCTTCTACATGATGGGGGCCTGCGCCGTCGGGCTGGTCGCGCTGCGCTTCATGCCGGAGACGGCGCGCTGTTCCCTGCATGACGATCCGTTCGCAAGTCGGGCGTCAGGCGAGGGCAGGACAGTCGCGCGCGCCTGA
- a CDS encoding ATPase domain-containing protein: protein MHEIPRLASGISGLDKVLAGGFITGASYIIQGRPGAGKTILSNQIACAHVAGGGRVLYVTLLSESHERLFQSLDSLSFFDRGKLGSEIIYVSVFQTLRDEGLDAVVKLLRKETKRQDATLLVFDGLLNARDRADTDFDVKTFVAEVQGQAAFVGCTVLFLTSSRANEVCPEHTMVDGVIELTDTLAGARTVRQLQVRKSRGSKALGGLHKFEITDEGITVFPRIETLVTPEIVDAPVREGCLTTGIPNLDALIGGGFPVGSVTLLAGPTGSGKTTIGLHFLSQSTEEEPGLHFGFFETPQRLRAKARALGFALAEEGDPSLTVEWTPLADNILDKLAHRLIDRVRAQGVRRLFIDGLGGFERAAVYRPRLVEFFASLMDQLRADGVTTLATWEIRQLLGSDVEAPATDISAILDNMILLRRWEEDHRSIRSVSVQKMRDRPFNPAICAIDFTEQGLVVGGPLSDRRASSPVPPNQG, encoded by the coding sequence ATGCATGAGATACCCCGTCTTGCGAGCGGGATAAGCGGACTGGACAAGGTTCTGGCCGGCGGATTCATCACCGGGGCCTCCTATATCATCCAGGGCCGGCCGGGCGCCGGGAAGACCATCCTCTCCAACCAGATTGCCTGCGCGCATGTCGCTGGCGGCGGGCGCGTCCTCTATGTCACGCTCCTTTCGGAAAGCCACGAGCGCCTGTTCCAGTCCCTGGACTCGCTGTCCTTCTTCGATCGCGGGAAGCTGGGCAGCGAGATCATCTATGTGAGCGTCTTCCAGACGTTGAGGGACGAAGGCCTCGACGCGGTCGTGAAGCTGCTGCGCAAGGAGACGAAGCGGCAGGATGCCACGTTGCTCGTGTTCGACGGGCTGCTCAATGCGCGCGACCGGGCGGACACTGACTTCGACGTGAAGACCTTCGTTGCCGAAGTGCAGGGACAGGCGGCCTTCGTCGGATGCACGGTTCTCTTCCTCACGAGCTCGCGCGCGAATGAGGTCTGCCCCGAGCACACGATGGTGGACGGCGTGATCGAATTGACGGACACGCTGGCCGGCGCGCGCACGGTTCGCCAGCTTCAGGTCCGCAAGTCGCGGGGCAGCAAGGCGCTTGGCGGGCTGCACAAGTTCGAGATCACGGACGAGGGCATCACTGTGTTTCCCCGGATCGAGACGCTGGTCACGCCCGAGATCGTGGATGCGCCGGTGCGGGAGGGCTGTCTCACCACTGGCATCCCGAACCTGGATGCCCTGATCGGCGGCGGCTTCCCTGTGGGTTCGGTCACGCTGCTTGCAGGTCCCACGGGCAGCGGCAAGACAACCATCGGTCTGCATTTCCTCTCGCAATCGACCGAGGAGGAGCCGGGGCTTCATTTCGGCTTTTTCGAGACGCCCCAGCGGCTACGAGCCAAGGCAAGGGCGCTGGGCTTCGCTCTGGCGGAGGAAGGCGATCCTTCGCTGACGGTGGAGTGGACTCCGCTTGCAGACAATATCCTGGACAAGCTCGCCCACCGCCTGATCGATCGGGTACGGGCGCAGGGCGTCCGGCGGCTTTTCATCGACGGGCTGGGTGGGTTCGAGCGTGCCGCTGTGTATCGTCCGCGGCTGGTGGAGTTTTTTGCTTCGCTCATGGATCAGTTGAGGGCGGACGGGGTTACCACGTTAGCGACATGGGAAATCCGGCAACTCCTCGGCTCCGACGTGGAGGCGCCTGCGACCGATATCTCGGCCATTCTGGACAACATGATCCTATTACGTCGTTGGGAGGAAGATCATCGCAGTATCAGGTCTGTATCCGTTCAAAAGATGCGCGATCGGCCTTTTAACCCGGCGATCTGCGCGATTGACTTCACGGAGCAGGGACTGGTTGTCGGCGGGCCACTGAGTGATCGCCGCGCGTCCTCTCCAGTTCCTCCGAACCAAGGCTGA
- a CDS encoding response regulator — protein MALVLVVDDEFLLATMLADILEDEGYEVETASNGQLALAAVRQRKPDLVITDFMMPTMTGLEFAEAVRADEALSDLPIILVSGAQGAIAREHPQLFQAVFDKPYANRNIIEEVERHVKPTPAG, from the coding sequence ATGGCGCTTGTCCTTGTAGTCGATGACGAATTTCTGCTGGCCACGATGCTTGCCGATATTCTGGAGGACGAGGGCTATGAAGTGGAGACCGCTTCGAATGGCCAGCTTGCGCTGGCGGCCGTCCGGCAGAGAAAGCCGGATCTGGTCATTACCGACTTCATGATGCCGACCATGACGGGCCTGGAATTTGCGGAAGCCGTGCGCGCCGACGAGGCCCTGTCCGACCTGCCGATCATTCTCGTAAGCGGAGCGCAAGGTGCCATCGCGCGCGAGCATCCGCAGCTCTTCCAGGCGGTGTTTGACAAGCCTTACGCAAATCGCAACATCATTGAAGAGGTCGAGCGGCACGTCAAACCGACCCCGGCGGGATAG
- the ectA gene encoding diaminobutyrate acetyltransferase — protein sequence MQPDEAASRPQTAVHGDPRGGARGKGEIDLRLPRSTDGPAITGLIAACPPLDRNSAYCNLVQCTHFADSCVVAERDGDIVGWVSGHRPPSDPASFFVWQVAVGAQARGLGLAGRMIEALLDRPQAAGVTSLITTVTADNRASWALFESLSRRWSAPLEKSVLFDRDIHFAGAHATEWQARIGPLPQRERPQTRQEL from the coding sequence ATGCAACCTGATGAGGCCGCGTCGCGGCCGCAGACGGCTGTGCACGGCGATCCCCGGGGTGGGGCAAGGGGCAAGGGCGAGATCGATCTGCGCCTTCCCCGAAGCACCGACGGACCTGCGATCACCGGTCTCATCGCGGCCTGTCCGCCGCTCGACCGGAATTCCGCCTACTGTAATCTTGTGCAGTGCACGCACTTTGCCGACAGCTGCGTCGTTGCCGAGCGCGACGGCGACATCGTCGGCTGGGTATCCGGGCACCGTCCGCCATCCGATCCCGCCAGCTTCTTCGTCTGGCAGGTGGCGGTGGGCGCGCAGGCCCGGGGTCTCGGCCTGGCCGGCCGCATGATCGAGGCCTTGCTCGATCGCCCCCAGGCGGCGGGCGTCACCAGCCTCATCACCACCGTCACTGCCGACAACCGCGCCTCATGGGCGCTGTTCGAAAGCCTTTCCCGCCGATGGAGCGCGCCACTCGAGAAGAGCGTGCTGTTCGATCGCGACATTCATTTCGCCGGTGCGCACGCCACTGAATGGCAGGCGCGCATTGGCCCCCTGCCGCAGCGAGAGCGGCCGCAAACCCGCCAGGAGCTTTGA